One genomic region from Pyxicephalus adspersus chromosome 1, UCB_Pads_2.0, whole genome shotgun sequence encodes:
- the LOC140329382 gene encoding arachidonate 12-lipoxygenase, 12R-type-like, with product MPEFDKEEGSRKEVKSSGVNTSRLKENGQQRPIHTAGFRTSALEHRTGKGPGSQTEVAECDIDVNKDLGDILLIGLSMERYLCFPLDDWFCQYVHVTSPSGQIYQFPFYQWISKLMTVEIPEGKGVITTGNTPSALKRQRQIELEKNREIYRWKVYAEGVPSCIDVANDEIENLPPNDQLLKEGNFGNKTGSSGFEITLKGFTSNTEPWHKFEDIRMVSFLRRTHISDIVSEIWKEDSFFGSQYLNGINPTLIRKCFKIPENFPVDERMVASSLGTSTNLNKELQDGNIYLADYEILEKIPSTNIINGKPQYIAAPLCLLWKNSQDQLVPIAIQLSQTPGDDAPVFLPGDSENDWLLAKIWVRNAECQLHEFDAHFLRTHLLAEVFSIATLRQLSMGHPVYKLIIPHLRHTLGINVFSRKHIVGPKGLFDQKQGVPSRLESKASLIKYLTMMIFTCSAQHSAVNNGQLDYFSWMPNCPSSMNSPPPKAKGVTTMETILKALPDVSTTAVSIITFLTISKGTLDRRCLGNYPDVRFTENTIQKFIKKFQDRLAEISTFIQERNRTMHLPYYYLDPSVIENSVSM from the exons ATGCCGGAATTTGACAAAGAAGAAG GATCCAGAAAAGAAGTAAAGAGCAGTGGAGTCAACACAAGCAGACTGAAAGAAAATGGCCAGCAAAGACCCATCCACACCGCTGGATTTCGGACTTCTGCCTTAGAACATAGGACTGGTAAGGGACCTGGGTCCCAGACTGAG GTGGCGGAGTGTGATATTGATGTAAACAAAGATCTTGGAGACATCCTGCTCATTGGGCTTTCAATGGAGCGATACCTATGCTTCCCTTTGGATGACTGGTTCTGCCAATATGTCCACGTGACCAGCCCCAGTGGTCAGATCTACCAGTTCCCATTCTATCAGTGGATATCAAAATTAATGACCGTGGAGATCCCAGAGGGGAAGG GTGTTATAACAACTGGGAATACTCCTTCTGCCCTCAAGCGCCAAAGACAAATAGAACTGGAGAAGAACAGAGAAATCTACAG GTGGAAGGTTTATGCAGAAGGTGTCCCTAGCTGCATTGATGTAGCCAATGATGAAATCGAGAATCTGCCCCCTAACGACCAGTTGCTGAAAGAGGGTAATTTTGGAAACAAAACAGGGTCCAG TGGCTTTGAAATTACACTGAAAGGATTCACATCCAACACAGAGCCCTGGCATAAGTTTGAAGACATTAGAATGGTGTCCTTCCTACGAAGAACACACATTTCAG ATATAGTGAGTGAGATATGGAAGGAGGATTCTTTTTTTGGCAGCCAATACTTGAATGGAATCAACCCCACACTGATCAGGAAATGTTTCAAGATCCCAGAGAACTTTCCAGTTGATGAGCGCATGGTGGCTTCTTCTTTGGGGACTTCAACAAACCTAAACAAAGAACTTCAG GATGGAAACATTTACCTGGCAGACTATGAAATTCTTGAAAAAATTCCTTCAACTAACATCATAAATGGAAAGCCTCAATACATCGCTGCTCCTTTATGTCTACTGTGGAAAAATTCTCAGGATCAGCTTGTACCAATTGCTATCCAG TTATCTCAGACTCCTGGAGATGATGCTCCAGTCTTCCTGCCTGGCGACTCCGAAAATGATTGGTTACTGGCCAAGATCTGGGTGCGTAATGCTGAATGTCAGTTACATGAATTTGATGCTCACTTTCTCCGCACCCATCTTTTAGCTGAGGTCTTCTCTATTGCAACTTTAAGGCAACTTTCAATGGGACACCCAGTGTATAAG CTGATTATTCCACATCTTCGACACACATTGGGAATAAACGTCTTTTCCAGGAAGCATATTGTTGGACCCAAGGGCCTCTTTGATCAG AAGCAGG gAGTCCCATCTCGCCTAGAGTCCAAGGCCTCTCTGATCAAGTATCTGACTATGATGATCTTTACATGTTCTGCTCAGCATTCAGCTGTCAATAATGGTCAG TTGGACTACTTTTCTTGGATGCCCAATTGCCCTAGCTCCATGAACAGTCCCCCACCCAAAGCTAAAGGTGTTACTACAATGGAAACTATTCTGAAGGCATTACCAGATGTGAGCACTACAGCTGTTAGCATAATCACTTTTTTGACGATCAGCAAAGGGACCTTGGATAGG AGATGTCTGGGAAACTACCCTGATGTACGATTTACAGAAAACACAATACAGAAGTTCATTAAAAAATTCCAAGATAGACTGGCTGAGATCTCCACATTCATCCAGGAGAGAAACAGGACCATGCACCTGCCATACTACTACTTGGACCCAAGTGTGATAGAGAACAGTGTCTCCATGTAA